The Atribacterota bacterium genome contains the following window.
TTAAACCAAGGCCCATAAGCAATCCGGGAACCAGCCCTGCAATAAGTAGTGCTGCTGCAGGAACTTCGGCCACTGAAGCGTAAATCATCATATGTATACTCGGGGGAATAATAGGTCCAACCGTGGATGAGGCAGCTGTTATAGCTGCAGAAAAATCAGTATCGTATCCTTCGTCCTTCATTGCCTTTAGCTCTATTCTACCCAAACCTGAAGCATCAGCAGTTGATGAACCTGAAATACCTGCAAAAACCATACTTGCAATTACATTTACATGTCCCATACTTCCTCTGATATGACCAACAAGGGATAGGGCAAAGTCGAATATTTTTTTTGCAACTCCTAATTCATTCATAAATTCCCCTGCCAGTATATATAAAGGAATAGCCAATAATGTATATCCGTTAATTCCATTAATCATTGTTTGGGGAATCATTGAAAGTGGAATATTATTAATTGCCAGCCCTATTATAGATGATGTCAATACCACTATAGCAATAGGAGTTCCAATAGCTAAAAGACCAAAAAATGCTATTACTATTAAAAACAAATCCAAAATTCTTCACACTTCCCTTCTTACCAAAAATAATTCTTGGCTAATTAATTTCACAAATTAAAAAATATATAGTTGTTATTAGCATTGATACAATAGAAGTAAGGATTGCAGCTGATAAATATACCCTGCTGATTCCTAAACCAATAATATTCCTGCCTGCATGCAAAGGTATAACTTGAATAGTACCCAATATCACAAAAATTAAATTCACAATTATGATTAAATATATTAATATATTTACTATTTTTTTAATTTTTTTATCAAATGATAGCACTTTATCAATAAAGAAAGTAATCGATATATGCCCTCTTTTTTTATAGACATAACTAATACTCAACATGCTGGTCCAAATAAATATGAGTGTAATCGTGGCAGAAATCCATATCGCTGGTTTATGAAAAACATATCTTAATAAAACACTATAAATAATCAATAAAACCATAATTATAAGAGTTAATATTGATGCATAAAGTTCAATCTTTCCAATAAAATTAACTATATTAC
Protein-coding sequences here:
- a CDS encoding TRAP transporter small permease subunit; amino-acid sequence: MDSKKFNNLGNIVNFIGKIELYASILTLIIMVLLIIYSVLLRYVFHKPAIWISATITLIFIWTSMLSISYVYKKRGHISITFFIDKVLSFDKKIKKIVNILIYLIIIVNLIFVILGTIQVIPLHAGRNIIGLGISRVYLSAAILTSIVSMLITTIYFLICEIN